In the Streptomyces sp. NBC_00525 genome, one interval contains:
- a CDS encoding pentapeptide repeat-containing protein, producing MVRGGGSGGGIAAARRPEVRLPPLVEFDGDGLEPDGDYDGVRFGSVDLADASGRGARFMDCALDGCALDRAALGRARFIDSVLTGVRGVGTDLASASLRDVEVVDARLGGVQLHGAVLERVLVRGGKIDYLNLREARLTDVVFEGCVLAEPDFGGARLKRVEFRDCVLRRADFSAARMEAVDLRAAAELDIARGVERLAGAVISPLQLMELAPAFAAQIGVRVET from the coding sequence ATGGTGCGTGGTGGTGGTTCCGGTGGCGGTATCGCGGCGGCGCGGCGGCCGGAGGTGCGGTTGCCGCCGCTGGTGGAGTTCGACGGGGACGGCCTGGAGCCGGACGGGGATTACGACGGGGTGCGGTTCGGGTCCGTGGACCTGGCGGACGCGTCGGGGCGGGGCGCGCGGTTCATGGACTGCGCGCTGGATGGCTGCGCCCTGGACCGGGCGGCGCTGGGCCGGGCGCGCTTCATCGACTCGGTGCTGACGGGCGTTCGGGGGGTGGGCACGGATCTCGCGTCGGCGTCCCTGCGGGACGTGGAGGTCGTGGACGCCCGCCTGGGCGGGGTGCAGCTGCACGGCGCCGTGCTGGAACGGGTGCTGGTGCGGGGCGGGAAGATCGACTACCTGAATCTGCGCGAGGCCCGGCTGACCGATGTGGTGTTCGAGGGCTGTGTGCTGGCCGAGCCGGACTTCGGGGGCGCCCGGCTGAAGCGGGTGGAGTTCCGGGACTGCGTGCTGAGACGGGCGGACTTCAGCGCGGCGCGGATGGAGGCGGTGGACTTGCGGGCGGCGGCCGAGCTGGACATCGCGCGGGGGGTGGAGCGGCTGGCGGGCGCGGTGATCAGCCCGCTGCAACTGATGGAGCTGGCCCCGGCGTTCGCGGCCCAGATCGGGGTGCGGGTGGAGACGTAG